In the Sinomonas cyclohexanicum genome, CCCGAACACGTGCGGCGCGTCGCGGTGGGTCGACCCGACCGTCACGACCGCCTCCGTGTGCCCCGGCTCCGTGATCGACGCGAGGACTCCGGTGGACTGGTTCGCGGACTGCGTGGCCGCGGCGCTGCCGTTGTTCCCCGCGGACACGACGACGTTCACGCCCGTGGAGACCAGCTCCGTGAGCATCTGGTCCAGCGGCGACTGCCCGGCCGCGTAGTGGCTCGGGTCCCACTCGCAGCCCAGGCTCAGGTTCACTCCGTGGACCCGTGGCGGCTGGCGGCTCACGTTCACCTCGGTGAGGATGTGCTCGATCGCGGCGATCACGGCGGCCGAGGACGTCACCGGCACGCCCGCAACGCGCCGGAACACCTTGAGGCTCACGAGCTCGCACTGCGGCGCCATGCCGCTCAGAGACCCGGTGTGCGCGCGGGGCACGAACCCGCCGTCGGCCGCCTCGTCCGAGGAGGCGACATGCGGGGTGCGTCCGTCGGGGCACACTCCGGAGATGATCCCTGCTACATGCGTCCCGTGCCCCTCCTCGTCCACGAGCGGCCCAGCGGGGGCAGTCGGCAGCCCGAGGCTCGGGCGCACGAGTCCCGAGAAGTCCCGGTGGAGGCCGCCGGTCTGCGGCGAGGGGGCGGCGCCGGGCATCCCCTCCCGGGCGAGCTCGAGCGCCGAGAAGTGGGGGTGCGTCGCGTCGATCCCCGTGTCGATCACGGCCCACACGATTCCCTCCCCGAGCGCGCTGAACGAGCGGCGCGCGGCGTCGATCTTGACGGTCGGCGCGGAGCGGTCGATGTGCGGGTACAGCTCGTAGTCCGGCCAGGCGCGGAAGATGATCCGCGCCCCCGCTGGCCCCGGTACGTCCATCTCGAGGAGCACGGCGAGCGTGGCCCGCGTGAGCACGCACTGGTACAGCTTGCGCGAGATCCTCGTCGTCTGGAACAGCACCCGCGGCACATCATCCTTCGGAGCGGCGCGCTCCGTGAACCGCTGCCACAGCCCCCTGAAGGCCTCGTGTGCCGCGCTCGCCGGCCCGGGGTACCGCGCGTTGAGCTCAAGCACGACGTCGACCGCCTCGTCCGGATCCGGCCCGTCCAGACCGCGGGCACCCTCCGGCGGCATCGTGAGGTCGCCGATGATCCTCGACTTGGGCTTCTGCTCGGCCCCGGCCGTTCCAGACACCATCCTGACCGCCCTTAAACGTGCTGGCTCCCGTGGCAATGATCGCCACGGGAGCCAGTCAGTTCAAGGGTTCAGACCCAGTCAGTTCACGGGGGTCAAACCCTGCTGCGGCCTCGGACAAAGTGCAGGATCAAGAGGATCACGGCCACGATGAGAAGGACGTGCACGACCAACCCGAGGCTCGGGAGCGCGATGAATCCCAGCAGCCAGAGGACAACCAGAGCGAGGGCGATCCAGA is a window encoding:
- a CDS encoding lmo0937 family membrane protein — translated: MLLWIALALVVLWLLGFIALPSLGLVVHVLLIVAVILLILHFVRGRSRV
- a CDS encoding S8 family peptidase; the protein is MVSGTAGAEQKPKSRIIGDLTMPPEGARGLDGPDPDEAVDVVLELNARYPGPASAAHEAFRGLWQRFTERAAPKDDVPRVLFQTTRISRKLYQCVLTRATLAVLLEMDVPGPAGARIIFRAWPDYELYPHIDRSAPTVKIDAARRSFSALGEGIVWAVIDTGIDATHPHFSALELAREGMPGAAPSPQTGGLHRDFSGLVRPSLGLPTAPAGPLVDEEGHGTHVAGIISGVCPDGRTPHVASSDEAADGGFVPRAHTGSLSGMAPQCELVSLKVFRRVAGVPVTSSAAVIAAIEHILTEVNVSRQPPRVHGVNLSLGCEWDPSHYAAGQSPLDQMLTELVSTGVNVVVSAGNNGSAAATQSANQSTGVLASITEPGHTEAVVTVGSTHRDAPHVFGVSWTSSKGPTLDGRAKPDVVAPGEWICSAASGTVRTRAGLDSVTGDDASLTYAELSGTSMAAPHVSGIIAAFLSGRPEYIGRAADVKALLMRTALDLGRDRNGQGAGLADAMAMLLNY